Proteins encoded within one genomic window of Episyrphus balteatus chromosome 1, idEpiBalt1.1, whole genome shotgun sequence:
- the LOC129905551 gene encoding uncharacterized protein LOC129905551, whose protein sequence is MVKVDKQHENMGKYYLPHHTVVKDTSLTTKTRVVFDASAKTSNGYSFNDAMMIGPRRQDNIFDIIIKWRQWKFVVTADIEKMYRQINSAEEHQEYHRIFWREQPKDNIREYKLTTVTYGTAAAPFLAVRTLQEVANQSKDKDTRIKEIIREEFYVYDLMTGANNEDECRYIIRAVSENLSNAGFQLRKWSSNNQNLLTGIMSNDEQKIINVKEGDTMKTLGLHWDPDQDEFRFVIDSSKLSISKTKRNVLSNIAKIFDPIGWLTPVTIKAKIFIQRLWQSNYDWDDELDEIMKAEWMTFQQNLQEIKLIKIPRWIFNDEAGPIEIHGFADASEKAYAAVIYVKTNMTIKILTAKTKVAPIKNKKTLPKLELCAAQLLAKLLNKIKKYFSNDTKYYGWSDSTITLWWIKNNKSKEKFIRSRVADIKSLMDKIEWLHLNSKDNPVDVASRGICPSKIAAHELWCTGPQWLKQSKHHWPQQQHLAPSTDLKTMSTLQCKKHFVSPTQPTP, encoded by the coding sequence ATGGTCAAGGTAGACAAACAACACGAAAATATGGGCAAATACTATCTACCGCACCATACAGTTGTGAAAGATACAAGcctaacaacaaaaacaagagTTGTATTCGATGCCTCAGCGAAGACGTCCAACGGATACAGCTTTAATGACGCAATGATGATTGGCCCTAGACGGCAAGACAATATCTTTGACATCATCATCAAATGGAGGCAATGGAAATTTGTAGTTACGGCAGACATCGAGAAAATGTACAGGCAGATCAACAGTGCTGAAGAACATCAAGAATATCATCGAATATTTTGGAGAGAACAACCAAAAGACAATATAAGGGAATATAAACTGACAACAGTTACGTATGGAACAGCAGCAGCTCCATTCTTAGCTGTCCGAACATTGCAAGAAGTCGCAAACCAAAGTAAAGACAAAGACAcaagaataaaagaaatcatAAGAGAAGAATTTTACGTTTACGACTTAATGACAGGTGCCAACAACGAAGACGAATGCAGATACATAATAAGAGCAGTGagtgaaaatctttcaaatgcTGGTTTTCAATTACGAAAATGGTCttcaaacaatcaaaatttgctGACTGGTATAATGTCGAATGATgagcaaaaaataattaatgtcAAAGAAGGCGACACTATGAAAACATTGGGACTTCACTGGGATCCAGATCAAGACGAGTTCCGATTTGTTATAGATTCATCTAAATTGAgcatttcaaaaaccaaaagaaatGTGTTAtcaaatattgcaaaaatattcgATCCTATTGGATGGCTTACTCCAGTCACGATAAAGGCGAAAATATTCATACAAAGATTGTGGCAATCAAACTATGACTGGGATGATGAACTTGATGAAATCATGAAGGCAGAATGGATGACCTTTCAACAAAacttacaagaaatcaaattaattaaaatcccACGATGGATATTTAATGACGAAGCAGGTCCAATAGAAATACATGGATTTGCGGATGCTTCAGAAAAAGCATATGCAGCTGTCATATATGTTAAAACAAATATGACAATTAAAATACTAACAGCCAAAACCAAGGTGGCacccatcaaaaataaaaaaactcttcCCAAATTAGAGTTATGTGCAGCTCAACTACTTGCAAAGTTACTcaacaagataaaaaaatatttctcaaatGATACAAAATACTACGGGTGGAGTGATTCCACTATTACTTTGTGGTggataaaaaacaacaagagcAAAGAAAAGTTTATACGAAGCAGAGTAGCTGACATCAAGAGTCTAATGGATAAAATCGAATGGCTGCATTTAAATTCCAAAGACAACCCAGTCGATGTTGCATCACGTGGCATATGCCCTTCAAAAATTGCTGCACACGAACTATGGTGTACAGGTCCGCAGTGGCTGAAACAATCAAAACATCATTGGCCGCAACAGCAACACCTGGCACCATCAACAGATCTAAAAACGATGTCAACATTGCAATGCAAGAAACATTTTGTATccccaactcaaccaaccccataa
- the LOC129905561 gene encoding uncharacterized protein LOC129905561 has product MVILATAQISATSSNGETCLFRALIDQGSQISMISEEAAQILSLPRKRISTELTGLSDAAVGTTKSRVYLEIRPRFMSNNKMQAEFLVLPTLIKPLPDESFEFNKNEWENYTLADPNLNTKDRIDIIIGSDLYPKLIEEGVRKHNSIVGQYTIFGWVVSGSLHEKRQCGKIMSAVTSSMERFWEIEEIEMKYQKTTSACKHLQRQKKEIRMADM; this is encoded by the coding sequence ATGGTAATATTAGCTACAGCACAGATATCAGCCACATCGTCAAATGGTGAAACATGTTTATTTCGGGCATTGATTGATCAAGGTTCTCAAATATCAATGATATCTGAGGAAGCAGCGCAGATCCTCTCCTTGCCAAGGAAAAGAATAAGTACAGAATTAACTGGACTCTCAGATGCAGCAGTGGGTACAACAAAATCAAGAGTGTATTTAGAGATAAGACCAAGATTTATGAGCAACAACAAAATGCAAGCAGAGTTTTTGGTATTACCCACCCTTATAAAACCACTACCTGACGAAtcatttgaatttaataaaaatgagtgGGAAAACTATACTCTGGCAGATCCAAACCTGAATACAAAAGATCGTATTGACATTATCATCGGAAGTGACTTGTATCCAAAGTTAATTGAAGAAGGAGTAAGGAAGCACAATAGCATCGTGGGACAATATACGATTTTCGGGTGGGTTGTTTCCGGCTCACTACACGAGAAACGACAATGTGGCAAAATCATGTCAGCGGTTACTTCATCGATGGAGAGGTTCTGGGAGATAGAAGAAATAGAAATGAAATATCAGAAAACGACATCTGCATGCAAGCATTTGCagagacaaaaaaaagagataCGAATGGCAGATATGTAG